From Erigeron canadensis isolate Cc75 chromosome 5, C_canadensis_v1, whole genome shotgun sequence:
ATGACGACAGCGACACCGAAAGTTACATAGCCCTCCCCATTTTGAGATTTCTCCTCATAGGAATATCTTTTCTCGAGTCCTTCGAGATATATACAATACGGgttgattttatataattgGTTTAACAAAACCTGGGAATTCTTGGTTGAGTTTTGGAGAAGGTTAACAATCCCAAAACAATTGCGAGAAGTCAATAATTTAGCCATTAAGGTGGTGTTGGATGATGACATGTTTTATGAGTTTTTGTTTACGCCCCTTATAGTTTCTGACAAACAGTTTGACTCTCATTTTATCAGCCATTTGACTTTATTACCCTTGCTTAAATCTTTAACCAAAATCAATACAACGTTACTTATTAACAACACTTTAGCCTAACTAAACCACTCTAAGTCCTTAATTATTTTTGCTCAACTAATTATGTGTTTATAAGCAAGGTTGGAGAATTCGtgactcggactcgactcggCGAGGGGGGAGTCGGGAGTTTTTGGAgactcggactcgactcggATTGGAAttttacatacaaatataagtatttttgaaattatatgtaatagaactttaaaaatatcttccaaacttcaaattttagcataattgtttaaaaacagTAAGATAATAATTCAAAACTTGAAAGTTAAACGTATGATTAGTTGATAGAATCacgtttcatcatcattttgtgTGTGTCGAGGTAAGAGAACTTGtgactcggactcgactcgATAAGGAGGAGAGTCGGGAGTTTATTTTGGGTTCTCGGCTGACTCGGGTGAGTTTTACAACCATGTTTATAAGGAACTTTAACTAGTTTTTCTTATTTacacataaaaataatacaaattttatttaggaattaatgtcaaaaatatataatatagaatttgtaaaatatagaattttacaaacaataaaaactcatgaaacaaaaaagttaatattaatgacgattataaaaatcaaaatcttatTGAAAACGTGTAATAAAATTGTTGAAAACGTTATGTAATTTGGTAtgtctaacttttaatatagtGTTTATCTCCACAAATTGTAAGTATGTAAATTTTTTTGCGCAAGATCAATGCAttgtttgtttaaaaatataatagggCATATATTTTCCTTGTCGCTTAAAGTATCAAAAAGTTCATGATCGGCCCTGCGGTTTTGGTGTTGATCGATAAAAACTTTTGGTGCCCCCACGTACTCAAATACCTGGATACGCCACTGATGTTACATGAAAATAACATTAGCTTTTATATATTACGAGTGCATAGCGGTACCTTTTACATATTACATGACAATAGCATTAGCTtttatatattacgagtacatGACAATTGCTTCATGAAAACGGATGTACCATCATCATATCACAGTAAACCATCAAAAAGCCTATATACGTGATGATCTATGAGGCATCACCAAAACCATCAAAAACCCATTGAACATCTAGCATTTATACAACCCAAAAGATTATGGTTATCAAAAGGTAAAACTATAGTAGGATAACTTAGTAGCCTAGTGATGTccataattatacatatttctACATCGTTAATAAGCcgtttttagagttaattatgaattaaatgcATAAATATTCAAAGAAACATTGTAAATTAAcattcaataaataaataacctgttaaattaacaaaatatctcaactttattaaattattgtATATCTGGTGTTTGCTATCAAACAGGTCAATAAATTATAAccattatcttttatattttatattttaaaactagtTATTACCTATTAGCATTAAAAGTTACACATAATGTTTGATGTTATTAACATAAAATCATAATGCTGGTTATAGTGTCGACACTCGGTGCCATGAGGCAATATAACCCAGTATAACATCTCCTCTCGAGATGATCTAATTATTCCCTGAGTTTGATTATACCTTTTTTCACATGAACGTAATCATTTTATCGAGTATATATCTAAATGCATATTATTAAGGGTTTGGTTGACTATATCCTTAAGGATCATAGTAAAGCTTGTTATTTATGGAATGGAAATTATAAATAACACtcatagtttttataattgtCATCACTTTTAGTATAATTTAAAACAACTCGTATccggaaaatgattaatcctcttaacaaaatagcctaaaaattctcttaactaTTAGATGATGGACATGGGGAAAAATCAGGGgccaagattaggaaagaaaattagtggataccacatgtcacctttttagaatgttaggaggattttcaggctattttgttaggaggattaatcattttcctaacTTAAAAtcatgggaaatgattaattctcATAACCAAATAACCcaataatcctcctaactatgagatgatgatatgtggaaaaaatcagggggcaagattaaaaaagataattagtggataccatATGTCACATTCTTAAAgtattaaaaagattattaggctatttggttgaaatgatttattattttcctaAAATCATACTTCAAAATTAATGGCTGCCAATATATGGGAAAAAAAGATTGCATCTTGTCAACTTGCTATAAATAAAAGTCAAACAAATCCTTCATTTTAAAGAAACACTCACAAGTCATAACCCATAAACAGATAGTATAATACAATTTCACATTGATTTTCCGATAACAATCAAAACCCATATCACAAATCATGTTCGTACCTTAATTTCCAGAAAAAACCAACTTTTTCAACCATAAAAATCCTTACTCTTTACTGTTTCTTGGATGGGTCAAAACAAGATTTTGACCAATGATGCTACAAAGAAATCAAGCCCAAAATTGACTTTATTACCATTAATTGCACTTATATTTTATGAAGTTTCTGGTGGTCCATTTGGTGTTGAAGATTCAGTAAAAGCAGGTGGTGGTGCTTTACTTTCATTATTGGGCTTTATAATTTTTCCAATTTTTTGGAGTATTCCTGAAGCTTTAGTGACTGCTGAATTAGCTACAAGTTTTCCTGAAAATGGTGGTTATGTTATTTGGATTTCATCTGCTTTTGGCCCTTTTTGGGGCTTTCAAGAAGGATTTTGGAAATGGTTTAGTGGTGTGATGGATAATGCACTTTATCCTGTTCTGTTTCTTGATTATATGAAGCATTCGGTTccgatttttgatgaattttatgcTAGGATTCCTGTTTTGTTAGGGATAACTGTTTTGTTAACTTATTTGAATTATAGAGGTTTGCATATAGTTGGAACTAGTGCTGTTGTTCTTGCTGGTTTTTCTTTGTGTCCATTTGTTGTGATGAGTATCCTTTCAATACCGAAAATTAGGCCTAAAAGATGGGTAAAGTTGGATTTCAAGAAAGTGGAATGGAGGGGTTATTTTAATAGTATGTTTTGGAACTTGAACTATTGGGATAAAGCTAGTACACTTGCTGGTGAAGTTGCAGATCCTAGTAGGACATTTCCGAAAGCTCTTTATGGTGCGGTTATACTTGTGGTTTGTTCGTATTTGATTCCACTTTTGGCGGGAACAGGGTCGTTGGAATCGGATTCAAGTAAGTGGAGTGATGGATATTTTGCTGAAGTTGGGATGTTGATTGGAGGGTCTTGGCTTAAATGGTGGATTCAAGCTGCTTCTGCTATGTCGAATTTAGGATTGTTTGAAGCCGAAATGAGTAGTGATGCTTTTCAACTTCTTGGCATGAGTGAGATTGGGATGCTTCCTTCTGTATTTGCTTCAAGGTAATATATTTTTACTACtaaattcttttgtttttactaCTTTTTGACCTGATATTTAATGTGATATCCATAGGCTTTAGTTGGACAAAATCATCTTTAAGTTCAGATATATTGAATCGTTATAGTATTATCTTGAATCTTGTACTAGTGAAATTTGAGTTTTGAATCTTTATAGTTTTATTCTGAACCTTCATAGTTTTGTTTTGAATCttcaatattataatataatcaaagttaaagtttgaatctttgtAGTCTAAAGTTGAATTACGAGTATAACATATTCACTTTAATGCAGTTCAAGAATTCTTGTTTGTGGCGTAGTATATGTCTAATTTTGGTTGCTAAGCTTGTTTGAAGTGTTGATGAGTTATAGCtcaatatttaatatatcttCTTCTCCAAATATCTAGTGTTGATTGCTGGATTTTGTTTTTGGAAGCCTTTTAAGTCCAAGTGTCTAATCTGCAAAAGGTTGAGTAACAGTAGTTTAAATATTGTGACTAGCAGTCAAAAATTCGGTGACTATGGATCAAGTGAAACTTGCAAATGTTCATGAAAGGTTGGATAGATTGGCATATaagttatttctattttatatattggTGACACTGGcttgtcttcaagatcttagATTTATCTTGGTATATCTGTCTCTGTTCCATAGTATCTTTAGCTTTTCTTGTGAAGCTTGTAGGAGTTGGAGTTATCATGCTTTGTTGATATACCTTGAATACTGACACATAGCTGTGGTTCCATAGTGGCAGGCGTGTTTAAGATTTCtgtacaaaatcatatatgagaTAAGTTACCGCTCTTTGGAATAATGGTATTGTATTACTTATTAATTGTGTGATCAAACTTTATAGGTCAAAGTTTGGAACGCCTACAGTCAGCATATTATGCTCAGCAACTGGTGTGATCTTCTTGTCATGGATGAGTTTTCAGGAAATCTTGGAATTTCTGAACTTTCTTTATGCAATTGGAATGCTCTTTGAGTTTGCAGCATTTATAAAACTTAGACTAAAGAAACCCGATCTTCACAGACCATATAAAGTTCCTCTCAAGACATTTGGGGCAATTATGCTGTGTATACCTCCTTCATTTTTACTTGTTCTCGTTATGTGTTTGGCGTCTGCAAGAACGTTTCTAGTGACTGGTGGGGTTCTTGTTATTGGGTTTCTCTTGTACCCAGCCATCATTCATGCAAAGAATAAAAAGTGGGCTCATTTTATCTCTGAAGATGACTCGAGCTCAATTAATCGGGATGTTGAAGATCATGAAAACCCGGCCCTGCACGTGAGTGATGAAGCTGAGGTTAGTCTGCTGGCGGACTCATCATCTTCTAAGATGGATAATGGGTCGGAAATATTGCCCGACTTAGGATCAAAGTCGATATGAGATTATTAGACATACCCAATTCTACATTCTTGTTGTATTTAAAAGAAATATCTAAGCTGTAAATGATGATTATATTCATTATTAATGTTGTACTTACTGAGAATGTTGAAATAGGACTATTGATGCATAGTCTGCTTGTAATATGAAGTTGACCAATGGAGTCATACTATGAAGCTTTTTGATTGATGGTATTGTAAGTTGAGAAACAGACAGTTCTGCATATTACATATTAAACCCCTTAACTCATACTGATAACATAACTGACCTTTGTTTTATACTTAATTGTTCGttccttttatatatacacCCAATATAGCTATCAGCCTAACATAGATACAAACTCttttattttggttttcatTTGCAAATAATGCTATTCTTTTAAAGATTACGACATTACGTTGAACTCAAAGTTTGATCGAATGATACACTGGACCATCGTTTAGAAATCTTTCAAATTGTTTGTCTATCCTAATAATGTAACTAAAATATACCAACATGtgtaaacatttaaaaataaattatccgTTTTATGCAGTAcgtaaaaaaagttaaataatttatataaaaacttaattAACCAAACAAAACCATTTTTTACCCTAATTACAAACCTAGAAACGGTCACTatattattacatgcataaatataaatacgTTAAATATTAAACATCAACTCTCTaattttctaacaaaaatacaaatgttTATGCATCCAAAAACTTAATACTAACAActataaaatatgtaaaactCATAAAGAAATGATATTCATAAGCAACATATATCATGTGTAAACAAAATATCTATATCTGCAACATTGAGGTAAGTTGAGGGGTATTTGTACAACTGACTTAAACTACAGTCAAACCAGTTGGGTGTTATTCCCCTTTGCTATGTTCTTGCACAAGTAAAACCCATTTTGACAAACAACCAAAATATTTCCcccaaaataaattaaaataaaaaaaaaaatcaaagggtTTTCCCAGAATCCCCAAATTAACAATTCTAgggttttaattttcaaattaatcTCAAAATTAAACACTCAATCTTGAATTTATTTAATCAGAATTAATTCAAGATTCTGGAAACTGCAATTCAATTTCGGAAATCAAGAATCTTGATTCAGgtcaattctttttcttttaatctgattttcatttttcttactATATATAGATCGGTATCAGTTTCTGATTATCTATTtgtatttgtgtgtatatatatatatattttatatatatatgtatgtatatatttgtgctGCCATCAAAACATGATTCCTTTTTATAAGTTATTATCTGATTAGTTTTGATATAAAGTTTGGATTTTTTGTTAGCTTATAATTGAGGTCTTCtataaaataagatttttcTGCAGTTGAAATGGTAGCTGGAAATatgttgtagttaaaatttgaaagttgaaagtttgCTGCGTTGTTTTACGGTTAGTTAGAACCCGATATTGGACGTTATTTATGCGTAGtagaataaaagaaataaacttGTTACAAGTTGAGTTATGCAACACATAATTTTGAGTATTGATCATAAAACCCGCTAAAGATGAAATGTTTGGTTTCAACGTTATGGTTTGTTATAACATGAGAGAATTTTTACCGACTCAAGTTATGAGCACCGCTAGCTACTTTGGATCGAACTTTTAGCTGACTAAAGTATACTTCAGGAGTTTAGTGAAAGATTTAGAGTACGTTTTTATGATCTGCTATATTACGAGTTGTctgtattttcttttcttaataaaaagatgtaatttttgtttataactTTATGAAAGCTTCTCTTTTTACTAAAATGTGTTATTTGTGTGGTTGAATATAAGTTGTAAATGCAATCTATAACTTTTGTAATGCTACTCTATAGTTTGAGCCAGGTAGTATATGATGGGTGTTTCTGTATGTAGTCACATAATCGGTGAACTGTTCAACTGTTGTTATATTTTTTGACTTGGTGGGCCCATGCAGTTTCTGTTTTCTAAACGTGAACGTAAGTGAATCTGCGTTGATAACTGGTACTGCATGCTTTCAGCTAAAATTTCAATTGAATAGTTAATTGTTTGTTGATTGTGGATATGATGTTGATTGGTTTTTTAGGTAATTAAGTGTAGATGGGTCCAGGTCATCAGTATACACGGATCGATACAGTAGAGCTGAAAGcacttttatatcaaaagatTGGACAACAAAGAGCAGAAAAGTATTTCAATTTGCTCAACAAACTATTCAGTCTCCAGCTGAGCAAGAGCAATTTTGACAAGTTCTGCATTCGAACTATTGGGAGGGAAAATCTCCCTCTCCACAATCGATTAATTTCTTCAATTGTGAAAAATGCTACTCTAGCTAAAGTTCCACCACCAGCAGTCAAAAAGTTGGCAAATTCTCTCAATGTCAAAGTTAACCGCGGATCCCAAAAAACCAGTCTCCAGTCTCTTTATGGAGATGCTTTTCCTGTATCACCTCGCAAGAGCCGCTCTCCACGGGACCGTAAATCTAAAGACCGTCCTAGTCCTCTTGGACCGAATGCGTCAAAGGTCTACCAGGAGGTTCATCAGAGTCCAACTGAGCTCCACTCTCTTGGTAGCAGACCACCTGTTGAAGTTTTATCTGTTGAAGACGGCGAAGAAGTGGTTTCAGGAAGTCCTTGCATTCAAAGCAGAAGCCCTGTTACAGCTCCTCTTGGCATCTCATTAAAATCGGGACAGGCCCGAAAAACATATCATTCTTCTGTTTATGGCTCCAATGGTTCACTACCCCTCCCCCAGACATGCGAAAACAGTTGTGAATTGCCAGATAGTAGATATTTAAGGAGTCATTTAAAGCAGAAACTGGATAGTGAGGGGCTAAGCATCTCAGAGGATTGTGCTAACTTGTTAAATGTTGGATTGGATGCTTACTTGAAGAGATTGATGGAACCATGTATAGGGCTAGCTCGGTCAAGAATCACACGAACTGCACCTGGGTTTAATGGAACCTTACATGGGTTATATCGGCAAAGGCCAAGAATGTCAAGTGTGTCGGTTTTGGATTTTAAGGTGGCAATGGAATGTGATCCCTCTAAACTTGGAGGTGATTGGGCTACACATCTCGAGAAGTTATACTTTAGCAGTCTTCCAGAATAAAGTTAGTTAGACTAGGTTGGGCGTGATTCTTCGTCTCGTGTTATTCTTCTAGGCATTTCCATCATCATGGAACTTTCTGATATTTGCCTCTGTtttgtttatgaaaattttcGAGTTTCAATGGTTTTATCAGCCTTTGTGTATAGCATACGAGAATATGCCTCCAAGACTGCATATATTCTCTTTGATTTATCCAAATTGTCAATTTTGCATCGATTACCATTATTATCCCGCATTTTTTCCAATTTCCTGGTTAGTTATCGTTTACTTTGGTATTGTTGAGAGTCATCTGATGCTTACGGATAGACGTAAAAAAATGTGCAGGTCAAAGTGGATGGTTACATGTCAAAATAGATTTTTGTTCTGGTTAAGTGGGTCGACCAAAACACCTTTTTGTCCAgatatttaaaaatgatttttatgttAAACAGCATATCAATATTGTAACAAGGTATAATTTTTTAAGCAAAATGATTCAAGGTTTTATAGGTTGAACTATGTTTGAATGATGATTGACTTGTTTTGAATTAAGCCAATTTATTCTAATTTACCAGTAGTAAAAGCAGATTGACCAAGTAAGATAGTAATCGGGTCGAAATCAAAGTAAGAATAAGAGGAGTTTCAGGCTTTTAGCATTTGAACAAggattaaaacaataattattgAATTTACAGATAAGGAGAGGTTGAGCTTTAAACTTGTTACAGGTTAAAATTGCTGAAGTCTGACTcctacaaacaattaaatggTAAACATGATCAGAAAATGCAACTCATGTGTAAACATATAAAAACTTGTACAAATATGTATAAGTTGACTACAATAATGTGCTTTTTGGGACAAGGGCTGCATCTCTCTTTATATACACTACTGTTGTGCAGGATCTTCATTAGCGATTCAGCGACTTGACTATGGCTGTGGTGTTAAATTAGTTTGCTTCTGCTTTTGCCAAGTTCGCCATGTATGTGATGTATATCGTCCATACATATGAAAAAGAGTTGCTTGCTAGCGGCTGCATCGTTCAAAATCAGCATGGAATGTTAATAGTCAGATAATAATATTGgtaaagatgaaaaaaaaggcTCCCAAATTAATACTTGCTATTCGGTGGAAACTACAGCAACAATAGGCTTCCAGCTTGAAAAGGATTGTTTTAAAGATTGGTTTTGGTTTAGACACAGAAACTCTTTCATTTTAGCTTTATCAAAATGAAGCCTTCTTTATTACTGATTATGAAATAAGTATGAAATCAAATCTTGCAGTTTCATGAGGCTGTAAAGAGTAAAATACTTGGAACCTTGTGAAGAACATGAGTTATATACCTGCAGATGAACCGGAACGAATCTGAATGTGATAAAGTCACATAAAGGCCAGTAGATGACGTTATTTATCATCGTTGGCAGCATGTCTCGCTTCAATCGAGCGACAATTTCATTACCTTTTTCACCTGAAAATTTCAATAGCAGTAACAAACCTACTTAGTATGCAAAACACATCTACACACCAACAATCAACTTTACTAGATTGCCACAATCATTAAAACTAAGTGAAGCCACACAATACGAAAAGCCCAACAAACCCGCAAATTACTTAAAAGGAAACACTGCAGAATGCAATAATAGGAAAAAAGGTAATACCTTGTAGAGCTGCATTGACAGAGAAAAATGTAGCAGTCATAATAGGTCCGAATATTGCCTGCCCCATGAACATCTTTTTTAAGGTATTGATCATGTCCTGCTTTGGGAGCACTCTTGAAACAAAGTTAAACCAAAAATGTAGTAATGGACCTGCTACTATCAATCCATATCCAGCCATACGACAGGTCCGAATCAGATCATAAGTCTCGGAAGATGCTTGCGTCATTTTCTGAAGAATAatataatcatgaagcataaaCTGTTATCAATATCTATTTGACtaatttgtttcaaaaaaatAGTAATACACTAATACGCAGTAATTTCATCAATCAAATAATCAACATACTACTAGCttacataaaaaacaaaacactagattataaaaatgtttgatcttttctttttgttatcaTTTATAATTTTGTGTTAGTAAAAACTCAAGTGAAAcgaactgggttggatcagtggtcaGAGTccttgcctctggaaacagaatTCATGGGTCAATCCTCATACCTAGCAAGGCTAGAGGTCCTAATTTACCTTTGGTAGAACATGGAAGAAGCAGCTTTTCTACTTTTGGtagggacccaaaacccgtggaaaaatgcattgggagttactttatataaaaaaagtcaaGTGAAACAAATTAATGTGTAAATATCCAAATTGACTAATAGAAAAAGGTGATAATTAagcaaaaaatattatatttgacAAGAAAAAAAGTAAGTGATAGATAGAAAGAAACCTGAGAGGTGAAATCAGCAACAGTGTAAATAAGAGCAGAAGTAATACATTTTGTGAAAATGGGTTTGGATTTAATCATACCCAAATACCATCCAATTGGCCCATTACtaatactactactactattgataattttcttattattattatgagtaGTTAATTTGCGAACAATATTAAACCGATAATTATGAAgagattttgaaacatgtaatTGTTTGAAAATGGTAGTTGCAGGGATGtttgaatatgaatatgaatgtaGGGGGACGTTTGATAATGTATTGTTAATAATGTGGTTGCATgttgttttgtttatgtttctGAACAAACCACTTGAATTCATGTTTTCtgtttataattttatgttattccagacaaaaagaaagaaagaaaagatgtttgtttttgtaaaaaagaagaagagaaagaggTTCCCCGGAGAAGTGGGGAAAGAATATGGCATGTGTTTCGCTCGCTTGCTTGGGTTGCGTTTCCCACTCGCGCGTGCAACTATGACCCAACTGTCAATTCAATCCCTTCCttctaaaatttgaaaaatgtcaaaaaccataaaatttTAAGCCGTAACATTTCATagtggtgaaaaaaaaaaaaatgataaacatCACGCTCTCATTTGAAATTCGATCTCACTTTCTAGTATAGtcaaacctctataaattaatacctcgataaaattaataatttattcaGACTCAACTTAAAAAACTAATGAAAATTAACCCTCGATAAATTAACAACTCGCTAAATTAATACGAGTAAAATTCTTCAGTCCCAacactattaatttataaaggtttcACTATAACTTGTTTTGATACCAATGCTATGCATCCTTGGaacaaacaaaattaattagAATTTGATACCATATTCTGATATCGAAATTAAAAAGATATTGAGACCTGAAAAATCATGTTCATCCTTACTTGTAAAGTTGTAACAGTTATGGTTAATTGTGATAGTTGTGGTATATTCAATATCTTGATTAAGTCAAAGAAATTAAAGAATGAAATTAAAACatagtttgtttaaatttgtggcttttaaattaaaaaaataacttatattttgtttctaaAGACGTCacatgtatataattatatgatatTATGTAGCACTTAAAAATATcccgactcttacgagtcgagtcacgttCCGAGTCACAAATCAAAGAATCATGTTTCGAttcgagtcaaaagttacgagtcgacaactatgcaATTTATATTATAACCGGTGGGAGCTATTCTTCAATTAGGAATTTAGGATGGTCATTACCCCAAGctcaataatttttttaaaagtttattaatatttaagttGAGTTTAATTAGTCTAGTAGGCCCTCTaggttttatgtattttaatgattagttttttttccccACATGATCGTAAACTTTTGGATTTGTCACTAACTATATCGTCTCCATCACAGGAATTGGTGTACTTACACGAGAGATTGATGGTGTGCATCTTTTAAGAGataaaaatgaacttttttCTCTTAGATTCGTCTCATTTGTCTCAAAATTACTTTTCAAGTCTTTCACAACTTTGACCGTAaggtttttatttgtattatagaATAATTGATATAACATGAATAGATTAAGCATTAGATGCATTTATCATTGATATAACTCTTTCATTAAGTATTATGttgtataaacaaaaatatttatggtcataATTAGGAAAGAAAGATTTAGTAAGTCAAAATGAATTGAATATTTAAATTGGAACGGAAAATACATATCTATGATTACCCTTTGATTTATATACTGTAGAATTATGtaatttatggatttgtagagTCTCTACAAATGTTGTTTTTAAgtcaaataaatcaaaattgcGGTAAATAGGTGATGTCCAACACCGATGCGTGACCAAATTCTGCGAGTGAAAGCAAGGAAGCCAGGTTTTCTGACTTGTACTGATAATAATGCCAcgtgaaatataaatatctagTACGTCGTATCCATTTTAcaacttgtttgttttattttgttgatgAAAACGGCTGGACTTTCCCAAAATATCATTGCTATTGGTCATTAATAAAAGTAAAGCTATCTTGTTCatttatactatataatatTTGTGAAAGTTTCatatttgtcttttttgttgaactctaatataataatactcaTTTGAGTCatatttcatgttctttcattttcatatgttGATCTTTATCATGTTCACAagtatatgaaagaaaaaaaaaaacaaaaaaaaaacatatattaaatgaaTTTTGCTAATGACAAAAACCAATATGAAAAGAACGCATGGTTCTTGAAGATAAATGGATAATATTGTTATGGTTTAATCAGCCAACGTATTTATCTCTATGTACACAGTTGTATCgtgatattttttattattctttatttaaaaactttcaagttttttttaagtaacTTTGGAGCTCAATGATGCTGTGTTTCACCGATGTCATGTTGCCCATGTTTAGATGTGTTGGATTATGAAATCCCCTTGTTTGATATGCTAACAAAAACAAGGGTAGCC
This genomic window contains:
- the LOC122600838 gene encoding PXMP2/4 family protein 3-like gives rise to the protein MNSSGLFRNINKTTCNHIINNTLSNVPLHSYSYSNIPATTIFKQLHVSKSLHNYRFNIVRKLTTHNNNKKIINSSSSISNGPIGWYLGMIKSKPIFTKCITSALIYTVADFTSQKMTQASSETYDLIRTCRMAGYGLIVAGPLLHFWFNFVSRVLPKQDMINTLKKMFMGQAIFGPIMTATFFSVNAALQGEKGNEIVARLKRDMLPTMINNVIYWPLCDFITFRFVPVHLQPLASNSFSYVWTIYITYMANLAKAEAN
- the LOC122600071 gene encoding probable polyamine transporter At3g19553, with amino-acid sequence MGQNKILTNDATKKSSPKLTLLPLIALIFYEVSGGPFGVEDSVKAGGGALLSLLGFIIFPIFWSIPEALVTAELATSFPENGGYVIWISSAFGPFWGFQEGFWKWFSGVMDNALYPVLFLDYMKHSVPIFDEFYARIPVLLGITVLLTYLNYRGLHIVGTSAVVLAGFSLCPFVVMSILSIPKIRPKRWVKLDFKKVEWRGYFNSMFWNLNYWDKASTLAGEVADPSRTFPKALYGAVILVVCSYLIPLLAGTGSLESDSSKWSDGYFAEVGMLIGGSWLKWWIQAASAMSNLGLFEAEMSSDAFQLLGMSEIGMLPSVFASRSKFGTPTVSILCSATGVIFLSWMSFQEILEFLNFLYAIGMLFEFAAFIKLRLKKPDLHRPYKVPLKTFGAIMLCIPPSFLLVLVMCLASARTFLVTGGVLVIGFLLYPAIIHAKNKKWAHFISEDDSSSINRDVEDHENPALHVSDEAEVSLLADSSSSKMDNGSEILPDLGSKSI
- the LOC122599914 gene encoding uncharacterized protein LOC122599914; this encodes MGPGHQYTRIDTVELKALLYQKIGQQRAEKYFNLLNKLFSLQLSKSNFDKFCIRTIGRENLPLHNRLISSIVKNATLAKVPPPAVKKLANSLNVKVNRGSQKTSLQSLYGDAFPVSPRKSRSPRDRKSKDRPSPLGPNASKVYQEVHQSPTELHSLGSRPPVEVLSVEDGEEVVSGSPCIQSRSPVTAPLGISLKSGQARKTYHSSVYGSNGSLPLPQTCENSCELPDSRYLRSHLKQKLDSEGLSISEDCANLLNVGLDAYLKRLMEPCIGLARSRITRTAPGFNGTLHGLYRQRPRMSSVSVLDFKVAMECDPSKLGGDWATHLEKLYFSSLPE